A genome region from Glycine max cultivar Williams 82 chromosome 5, Glycine_max_v4.0, whole genome shotgun sequence includes the following:
- the LOC100802070 gene encoding protein MON2 homolog codes for MPYSTGCFQCRNMAQKQWDETLVLVLGGIARWESLLQFVENSILNGSKEVALAAIHCLQTTVNSHSSKESFTCRLKDCSMMLYTHN; via the exons ATGCCCTATTCAACAGGCTGCTTCCAATG TCGTAACATGGCTCAGAAGCAGTGGGATGAAACTCTTGTGCTTGTTTTGGGTGGAATTGCAC GCTGGGAATCATTGCTTCAATTTGTTGAGAATAGCATTTTAAATGGTAGTAAAGAGGTAGCACTTGCAGCAATACATTGTTTGCAGACAACTGTTAACTCTCATTCGTCTAAG GAGAGCTTTACGTGCAGGCTCAAGGATTGTTCAATGATGTTGTATACACACAACTGA